In one Silene latifolia isolate original U9 population chromosome 10, ASM4854445v1, whole genome shotgun sequence genomic region, the following are encoded:
- the LOC141605819 gene encoding putative pectinesterase/pectinesterase inhibitor 45 encodes MAFEEFGQLSKRRREERAQKFKKKIFLFILLSVILIGGIVGGVFAYLHFSKNKDNDSSKSDESVSSTSSTSTEGGGKTKTSSKVIQTLCHPTDYKKRCEDALNKYLQSNSSTPTIIPKMIIKAAVSAASDQVNKTISAVEKFKFDKPDEKAAYDVCKKLFQDSVDELAEVIKFTGPEFKGLRPKIPDMRTWLSAVYSYQETCIDNFPDGDTKNKIKTALNATKEHVGNSLALISQIEEFLIKTFATPGGSKKPAARRLLEHKTAHRIDQDGFPGWVGHEERKLAVKSTVNLVPNITIAKDGSGNFTTFSDCLKSLPENNNERIFIYVKEGVYEEYVTVSKKLVNITMYGDGSQKTIVTGNKNFVDGVRTFETATFAVLGEGFVGIAMGFRNTAGPEKHQAVALRVQADRSIFLNCRMEAYQDTLYVQTHRQFYRSCYITGTIDFIFGDAAAIFQNCIIVPRKPLDNQQNIITAQGRADNHENTGIVLQNCKIQPDKDLEPVKSKIKTYLGRPWKLYSRTIVMESTIEDFVDPAGWMPWEGDFALKTLYYAEFNNNGPGSNVGKRVNWAGYKKSITKKEAESFTVIPFLQGSSWIEENPNVQVRLRLSN; translated from the exons ATGGCTTTCGAGGAATTTGGACAACTATCTAAACGAAGAAGAGAAGAAAGAGCACAAAAGTTTAAGAAGAAGATCTTCTTATTCATCCTCCTTAGTGTGATTCTCATAGGGGGGATTGTTGGTGGCGTATTCGCCTACTTACATTTTAGCAAGAACAAAGACAATGACTCGTCTAAGAGTGATGAAAGCGTGTCCTCCACCTCTTCCACTTCAACTGAAGGAGGAGGAAAGACGAAAACCTCGAGTAAGGTTATACAAACATTATGTCACCCTACAGATTATAAGAAACGATGTGAGGATGCTTTAAATAAATATCTACAATCTAATTCGTCCACTCCTACCATCATCCCTAAGATGATTATCAAGGCTGCGGTTTCTGCCGCATCTGACCAAGTTAATAAGACAATTTCTGcagttgagaaatttaaatttGACAAGCCTGATGAAAAGGCCGCATATGATGTTTGTAAGAAGCTTTTCCAG GATTCAGTAGACGAATTAGCAGAGGTGATTAAGTTTACGGGCCCAGAGTTTAAGGGCTTAAGACCCAAAATTCCAGACATGAGAACTTGGTTAAGTGCAGTTTATTCTTACCAAGAAACATGCATTGATAATTTTCCAGATGGGGATACCAAGAACAAGATAAAGACGGCTTTAAATGCTACCAAAGAGCATGTGGGAAACTCTCTTGCTCTGATTTCTCAGATTGAAGAATTTCTTATTAAAACATTTGCTACTCCCGGCGGTTCAAAAAAACCGGCAGCTCGTCGCCTCCTCGAACACAAAACGGCTCACAGAATCGATCAAGACGGGTTTCCGGGGTGGGTTGGTCATGAGGAGAGGAAGCTTGCTGTAAAATCCACTGTTAATTTGGTGCCAAATATCACTATTGCTAAAGATGGTAGTGGCAATTTTACAACTTTTAGTGATTGTTTGAAGTCCTTGCCTGAGAACAACAATGAAAG AATTTTTATCTATGTGAAAGAAGGAGTTTATGAGGAGTATGTAACTGTGAGCAAGAAATTGGTGAATATAACCATGTATGGAGATGGATCACAGAAAACCATCGTCACCGGAAACAAAAACTTTGTTGATGGAGTTCGTACATTTGAAACTGCGACATTTG CCGTATTGGGAGAAGGATTTGTTGGCATAGCAATGGGATTCAGAAATACGGCTGGTCCAGAAAAGCACCAAGCAGTCGCACTACGTGTACAAGCCGACAGATCAATTTTCCTCAATTGTCGGATGGAAGCGTACCAAGATACCCTTTATGTCCAAACCCACCGCCAATTCTATCGAAGCTGCTACATTACCGGGACTATTGACTTTATCTTTGGAGACGCTGCAGCAATTTTCCAAAACTGTATAATTGTCCCTCGAAAGCCGTTGGACAATCAGCAAAACATCATTACCGCTCAAGGACGTGCGGACAACCACGAAAACACCGGGATCGTACTCCAAAACTGCAAAATCCAACCCGATAAGGACCTCGAACCCGTTAAAAGCAAGATAAAGACGTATTTAGGCCGTCCTTGGAAACTGTACTCGAGGACAATTGTGATGGAGTCTACCATTGAAGATTTTGTGGACCCAGCGGGTTGGATGCCCTGGGAGGGCGATTTCGCCCTTAAGACATTGTATTATGCCGAGTTCAATAATAATGGTCCGGGATCAAATGTCGGAAAACGGGTTAATTGGGCCGGTTACAAGAAGTCTATTACTAAGAAGGAAGCAGAGAGTTTTACTGTCATCCCATTTTTACAGGGTTCGTCTTGGATTGAGGAAAATCCAAATGTTCAAGTTCGTTTGAGGTTGTCAAATTGA